The Tetrapisispora phaffii CBS 4417 chromosome 5, complete genome genome segment AGTATGTTAATTATACTGTTACTAATACTGCCCGTATGGTTAAACTTTTTCTCGTGAACCTATATATTGGATATATGGTATgacaattattatttaaagaagtcCACCTTATGATTTATCGATAAATCGtgaaataattgaattaataatgtaTTTCTTCTCCTTATTGAATAACTATTCCAGTAATCCGACTTTCAAAGGCTCCACTATAAAAGTGTAATTCCAATTACTATTCAGTTATGTTTCGAAGATACAGTAAAGTCAATTTTAAAGTAATTGAAGATAgtaatcttttaaatttccCAGTATTGATTCCAAAACTTTATAAATTACAATATGTAATAGCACTGAAGAAATAAAGTAGATACAAAATACGCCTTCGAAAATGtactttttatttaacaCTGTGAAAAGGAATAAGTTCCCTGCTAGTTTTAACTTAAAGGATCCtgtaatataattttttctgtAACTCGTCAAAAAATACATATCTATCTACCTTAAAATCTCATTTGCTCAGAACAAATTGAAAAGCGAATTCCAATCTCGTGATCTGCTTTAACGGCATACTTTAATCTCTCCTTTCCTCTCTGTAACGataattatcaaattcaatagAACAAAAATATCTCTAATCTtctaaattgaaaatatagatTATTCCAGTTAAAGTTTGTGCGAGATATGatcattttgaaaaaaatttctaGCAAACAGTCTTCTCAATGCAACTGTACTCAATCTTGTGATACCTCcagatttattataatagtGTGCTACATTTCGCTAATGTTTTGCTGCGCGCTTTTTGTATATCGAAAATTAGAAGCAGAGCAGGAACAGGAAATTTGATAGTCgtcataatatttaaagtagaccaataaacaatattgTAATGTGTAAAGCAGGATAGTATATAAGAAATGCCgtttaattcaaaatgtATGGGCTCGAATTGGACTTGTATTGTTTTTGgaaattgtaatatataaaagcaaacaaaaagaataaataacACAATTAAAACGATTAGATGGTTTCCATATTATTCCTATTTTTGAACATTTAGATATTGAACTTCGGAAACtgtataaatattattaagtattttatttaacttGTCAATAACATCAGTCATTGTTAATTAATCATGATAGTTTCGCTATTGGGTTGCAATGAATATTGTGATCTAACATTAACAACTATAATCCAATGACCAATTTATCATTCTCATCGATTTCCATGAAACCCCACTGCGATAAAGTTCCTGTAATATACATGAATACTATAAATCAACTTCTTAAAAGCTAAAATGTGtataaaattgattagCAGTTAATTGCCGGGTTAAATCTTGACGATTGATGcacttttgaaaaataaaatatttgtgtTATTGTATTAACtcttaataatttcattaactcATCGATAcagtaaaatatattaagatTGATTTCTGTTAATGGAGTTATAAACCAATTTGGTAAATAGTCAAAGTATTTTAAGTTAGAAGTTTGTTTAAAACCACCCTTTATATATAgcataaaattaaattagcCGCCGTTGCTTCCATTGAGATctcttttcttcaaaataaagCTATGCACGtgaatgatgatattttaatactCCGGGTAATTAGTGTTTACAAAATTCTTAGTTTGGAAAAAACTCACAATTGATAATAgtaatcaaaaaaaaagagaagatTCATAGTGATGGCATTAGTGATAAGAacttaaaattaaaatacaTTTCAAggatatattaaatatatcatgAACTTCTGTAAACCATTGGAAATTAGTTGTGATATTACATCTGGAATAATCAAGCTTCTTAAAGACAGAACTCCATATCGATTTTGACCTACCATGAGGTTCATTAATTGTGTCGtttcatttatttgttttatattgtCCATTAGATTATTCTACTGTTCAGATGATAGTATTGGTAAGCCATTGGTACATTTCCTAGGTGGTTCTGCGAATGTGGGTTTATATTTAGATAGCGTGTGTCACTATTCCTCGCCTGATACATGGAGTGAATATTTAGATGACAAAAATGGATATTATCAAAAGGATATCAAACCGTACTTCAGTGCATTATATCATGAAACCGTTTATCcattatatttagaatCTAACAAGCATTTGaatgaatattataatatatatttaagaaaACATGTGGAGCTAGCACAACAAAAAATTGTGGATTTTATCAACACTAACGAAACTACCCAAAAGACACTTGAAAAGGTTAATGAACTATATCAGCAAGTATCGTTACTGAAACAAAGATTGCCACATATAATTGCAGAGAAAAGTGCTCaaatttctaaattatttgtatcCTCATTACAAAtcttaaaaaaattacttCTTTCATTACAGCATTAtctaataacaaaataCCGTTTGCAATTAAAACAGAATGAACCAATTCAAAACtcacaaaaatataaggAAGTTACAAGCACCTCTGTTGCTTCCACATCAGCTACTGGAACTGTCGCTGAAACAAATTTAGTCACTGGCTCATCTTCTGCTAATAACAATCAGGAAGTTATTCCATTATCGGAATGGGAAATTGTAAAGGAAGAATTTAATGCATGGTTTACCACAGTCGACAAGAAATCGTCTAAAGTATTCGATATTTTAGATaaagatattgataattatttaaaatcgAAAATAGAAGAATGGGATCCGAAATTACAAgatttattcaaagaatATCAGACAGTTGCAAAGAAACATTTCAACTTAATAGTAGCAAAACTTGATAATATCGAATGCACTAATTCTATAGATAAAGACACTGGTAAGATAACTTACTTCGATGCAAAGGGAGAAACACAATTATCAGAATATGTGACTAGACCAATCATTAccaaattatttaatgacGCAGAAAAAGAGATCAATGCCTTGGGGAAACAAATAAGTGAACATTTAATTAGCAATGTTGATATGATAGACGAAGAAATCAAATCAATCCATGACGAAAGTGTTGAATTGTATGAAGAATGGGCTGATATAATGATCAGCGAATGGTCCAAGAGAATGGCCTACATTGACATCGTTGCTGCTCATCAAGATAACGAAGAAAATAACGAGGACGATGACAGCAATGAGGAAACTTCTAAGAAATATTGGAGACaattcttaaaattaaagaaaagagTGATCAAAACAAGAGAAGGGTTAATCAACCATAACATAGATTTGATTTCGGTCAATGACTATTTAAGTAACATTcaaaatgattttgaaacaattgCTAAGGAAACTACCGATTACTTAACAGTATTGAAGACTAAATCCGAATTATTATTCGAAAAGAGAGATCTCAAGGATAAAAAACTAGAACAAGCAAAAATCCAAAGCCAGAAAGATGAGAGCGAGCGTATAAGAAAAGCACAAGAATCAAAGATAGAGAGTTTAAAGAATGCAGAGATCAAATCAACATCAACAGAATCCACCACAAACATCACAAGAAAACCAATTAGTAAAGAAACAACAACTTCTAAACTAACGAAAAAAGACATCAACAAAGATTCAAAGGAATCCACTGTCAAtacaaattgaataatcaaaaatatccaATAACACATTagtacatatatatatgtatatatctGTAAGAGAGAATATTGTAatacaataacaataaactAAGAACAATActatctatatataaaaataagtaTGGGATGATCACATGACAAGCAGTCTAAACATTTCGTTTATACAATACATTTACAAAACTGGAGAGTAAGGTGGGATAGTAGCAAGTATCACTACCGATCATCGATCACCAGACACTACCTATGATTCTTGTCACTACCAGAACCAACCAGTCACTTAACATGTACACACATAAACTTCAAAAGGTCATCGTTTAGTCCTACTGTTCTTGGAACAACCTCGTTCATGATATCTAATCGTTGAGAACGGCACTTGCCGTTCTCAACGTTGCCGAGCATATCCTTCAAGAACAGGGCCTTAAACGGTACCCTCTCACGCTGCCCGACGATGACGAGGAactgaaaaaattttcatgtTTTCGATGCCCAACGAAATAGTTTATTTATGCATCAACATTGACCTATATTGAACTAGTTAACATAGTAAGAGATACattcaatttaaataaatgttACACACATAGTTTAATTTAAATCCATATGGTGTGTATGGTTATACATTATAACGGTTACCAATCAATCACTTTCAGTGGGATTTTGGAAAGTATTCTATATATTCTTAGATTCTACAACATATTTTATGTCgtcatatatatctgttTTATATCTTacttgaattattaatgtAAACGGCaccaattgaaaaataatttttttcattcattaatctatttaataatttatgtatatatatatatatatatatattatgcattggatatatttattcGTACttgatatttcttttattgaTTTACTCTCTAGCTCTTCCCCTTTGTTCTGTATTTTAAGaattctttttaatattatctgtacttcatttattttgttttaataacaGAAGTAACActcaattattttataataatatataacaaaTGTCTGCTCCAGCTCATAACTACAAAATTGCTGATATTTCTTTAGCTGCCTTCGGtagaaaagaaattgaattagCTGAAAATGAAATGCCAGGTTTAATGGCCATCAGAAAGGCTTACGCTGATGTTCAACCATTAAGCGGTGCTAGAATCGCTGGTTGTTTGCACATGACCATCCAAACTGCTGTTTTGATTGAAACTTTGGTCGCTTTAGGTGCTGAAGTTACCTGGAGTTCTTGTAACATTTACTCTACCCAAGACCATGCTGCTGCTGCCATTGCTGCTTCCGGTGTTCCAGTTTTTGCTTGGAAAGGTGAAACTGAAGAAGAATACTTATGGTGTATTGAACAGCAATTATTCGCTTTCAAAGATGACAAGAAATTAAACTTAATCTTAGATGATGGTGGTGATTTAACTTCCTTAGTTCATGAAAAATATCCAGAAATGCTAACCAACTGTTTCGGTTTATCTGAAGAAACTACCACGGGTGTCCACCACTTATACAGAATGATGAAGGAAAACAAATTAAAGGTTCCAGCTATCAACGTTAACGATTCCGTTACCAAGTCTAAATTCGACAACTTATATGGTTGTAGAGAATCTTTAATCGATGGTATTAAGAGAGCCACCGATGTTATGTTAGCCGGTAAGGTTTCCGTTGTTGCTGGTTACGGTGATGTCGGTAAAGGTTGTGCTGCCGCTTTAAGAGGTATGGGTTCCCGTGTTATCGTCACTGAAATCGACCCAATTAACGCTTTACAAGCTGCTATGGAAGGTTATGAAGTCAACACCATGGATGCCGTCGCTTCCATTGGTCAAGTTTTCGTCACCACTACCGGTTGTAGAGATATTATCAACGGTACTCACTTCGAACAAATGCCAGAAGATGCTATCGTTTGTAACATTGGTCATTTCGACATTGAAATCGATGTGGCTTGGTTAAAGGCTAACGCTAAGGAATGTGTTAACATCAAACCACAAGTTGACAGATACTTAATGAACTCTGGTAGACACATCATCTTATTAGCTAACGGTAGATTAGTTAACTTAGGTTGTGCCACTGGTCACTCTTCTTTCGTTATGTCTTGTTCCTTCTCTAACCAAGTATTAGCCCAAATTGCTTTATTCAAGGCTGATGACAAGGCATTCAGACAAAAGTTCGTTGAATTCGAAAAGACTGGTCCATTCGAAGTCGGTGTCCACGTTTTACCAAAGATCTTAGACGAAGCTGTCGCTAAGTTCCACTTAGGTAAATTAGGTGTCAAATTAACTAAATTATCCGATGTTCAATCTGAATATTTAGGTATCCCAGAAGCTGGTCCATTCAAGGCTGACCATTACAGATACTAAGCGAACTAATAGTAATGAAAGATTTTTATCCtacttattattattatattttccaCTGATTTTTTGTACTGAAAAATCACTTAGTGTCCTATTCTTCCAGCATATTTAATTCTCTCAACggtattaaatatattaaattattcttttCAGAAACTCGTAATCAAGCATGCATATGATTGATTCTAAATCAATTCATTTCATCCTCctataattatatttaattgatcTTAAAAGAATGGTTTGTTTAACTATTCCATTCATTTGGTAGTAAATAGCAATTATGTAAAAACGGAATAAAATAGAACTTCAACGTTATCAAAGAATATCAAGATATATTTTAGTTGTCTCTTTGAATATATGAACAATGCCAGTTTCTTGGtatagaaaatatatagaaaGTTAACCCGTATTACTAAATGCTTCCATCTTTAATGTCATTGATAATTGCTGACATatcatttacattgtatAGCCCTGGTTAcatgaattattttcaaattttggTGATCGacaaaaaagttaaaaaaaaaatattcatatttgaTCTACCCTTAAAAGAAGAAccaattaattataaacaTTGTAAATGGTTTTCATAGTTTAagattattataatatactAAAGGTATTTAGAATAATATAGAAATCTGTCCAAATAGTACTTTGCATATCAATATAAAGGTAACAATCAAGAATGTCTTTCTATCAGACTGAAGAAGATGAGATTACATTAAGGACAATATTTCCTCAGTAT includes the following:
- the TPHA0E02520 gene encoding uncharacterized protein (similar to Saccharomyces cerevisiae YFR039C and SHE10 (YGL228W); ancestral locus Anc_3.546) — its product is MRFINCVVSFICFILSIRLFYCSDDSIGKPLVHFLGGSANVGLYLDSVCHYSSPDTWSEYLDDKNGYYQKDIKPYFSALYHETVYPLYLESNKHLNEYYNIYLRKHVELAQQKIVDFINTNETTQKTLEKVNELYQQVSLLKQRLPHIIAEKSAQISKLFVSSLQILKKLLLSLQHYLITKYRLQLKQNEPIQNSQKYKEVTSTSVASTSATGTVAETNLVTGSSSANNNQEVIPLSEWEIVKEEFNAWFTTVDKKSSKVFDILDKDIDNYLKSKIEEWDPKLQDLFKEYQTVAKKHFNLIVAKLDNIECTNSIDKDTGKITYFDAKGETQLSEYVTRPIITKLFNDAEKEINALGKQISEHLISNVDMIDEEIKSIHDESVELYEEWADIMISEWSKRMAYIDIVAAHQDNEENNEDDDSNEETSKKYWRQFLKLKKRVIKTREGLINHNIDLISVNDYLSNIQNDFETIAKETTDYLTVLKTKSELLFEKRDLKDKKLEQAKIQSQKDESERIRKAQESKIESLKNAEIKSTSTESTTNITRKPISKETTTSKLTKKDINKDSKESTVNTN
- the SAH1 gene encoding adenosylhomocysteinase (similar to Saccharomyces cerevisiae SAH1 (YER043C); ancestral locus Anc_3.545), with the protein product MSAPAHNYKIADISLAAFGRKEIELAENEMPGLMAIRKAYADVQPLSGARIAGCLHMTIQTAVLIETLVALGAEVTWSSCNIYSTQDHAAAAIAASGVPVFAWKGETEEEYLWCIEQQLFAFKDDKKLNLILDDGGDLTSLVHEKYPEMLTNCFGLSEETTTGVHHLYRMMKENKLKVPAINVNDSVTKSKFDNLYGCRESLIDGIKRATDVMLAGKVSVVAGYGDVGKGCAAALRGMGSRVIVTEIDPINALQAAMEGYEVNTMDAVASIGQVFVTTTGCRDIINGTHFEQMPEDAIVCNIGHFDIEIDVAWLKANAKECVNIKPQVDRYLMNSGRHIILLANGRLVNLGCATGHSSFVMSCSFSNQVLAQIALFKADDKAFRQKFVEFEKTGPFEVGVHVLPKILDEAVAKFHLGKLGVKLTKLSDVQSEYLGIPEAGPFKADHYRY